Proteins encoded together in one Ignavibacteriales bacterium window:
- a CDS encoding NAD(P)/FAD-dependent oxidoreductase — MPRFSYDGLKDLLKEQIKIHSDKSVLNFLKQFLPDKLCAVLFNLSGVDEERKFYSITKDEMEKLAAYFTNYKLNFTGVKGFKQAEATAGGIPLEEVRYQTMESKLQSGLFFAGEILDVDGLIGGYNFQWAWSSGYVAGKAAALNC; from the coding sequence TTACGATGGTTTAAAAGATTTATTGAAAGAGCAGATTAAAATTCATTCTGATAAATCAGTTTTGAATTTCTTAAAACAATTCTTACCAGATAAACTGTGTGCTGTTCTGTTCAATCTTTCCGGAGTTGATGAAGAAAGGAAATTTTATTCAATCACCAAAGATGAAATGGAGAAACTGGCAGCTTACTTTACAAATTACAAATTAAACTTTACCGGTGTAAAAGGATTTAAGCAGGCAGAAGCTACCGCCGGCGGAATACCACTTGAAGAAGTCCGCTATCAAACGATGGAATCCAAACTTCAATCAGGATTGTTTTTTGCGGGAGAAATTCTTGATGTTGATGGTTTGATCGGTGGTTATAATTTTCAATGGGCGTGGAGCAGCGGATATGTAGCAGGCAAAGCAGCGGCACTTAATTGCTGA
- a CDS encoding sigma 54-interacting transcriptional regulator codes for MNNFLIKNKTQIKIVILLLSFSLLYMFKGIGSSLNQQVENVLYAVGGAKQPDTNIVIIHITEEDIQNFGAWPLKRNYYALLISQLTSLNVKKIGLEIFLSEKLTSQSVYNELLNSEIQKSGKVILSSVVNDFNAETRNAKIIFPEPKLLFPGFNSGHLSFIENGGVVIPLRIKDGKAIEPSFSFALSGMNKKYNDISKIKINFISSWLNFKNFSLLQFFRMVENNDTALKSLQGKIVIIGVSDPLIARMITTNFDEKLPGVALHAFAIDNLLNNRYIKTNYNSISAFLIILLLSAFVLIGIKLKLLYKYFALLLLFLLFSFILFNFFFVEIYYALFVIPFFLLAVVDLLAFVVERKSYLVGILNETALLKKAMELKESQLIRLQNEMKVSGENASQEMKEKIAGLQTEIDDLKIRQSDELPVPALDETLEANNFYGLIYKSKLISAAVETIKKVAPENATVLILGESGTGKELIARAIHTLSKRSSGNFVAVNCAALSDTLLESELFGHVKGAFTNAVADKMGRFEAADKGTIFLDEIGETSENFQVKLLRILQSGEFEKVGSSKTGKTDVRVIAATNKNLEQLIKGKKFREDLYYRLNVIKIQLPALRERKDDIQIIANHFLSGEPEKFVLSKAVLEQLISYEWKGNVRELESVIKRAIIFARSAGRKIIKLNDLPPEMVPKEKLNLEEIILDSLREKNFSHSSINETAKEIEISRTIVSENFRGLVLRTYCDSNFDVGNTIKKIALTDEEQVNEKVKSKILTFLNNIEKDVNQNKSSSFEETKSKLISKYQNLPQKFHIYLDEIIKKCLNR; via the coding sequence ATGAATAACTTTTTAATTAAAAATAAAACTCAGATCAAAATTGTAATTCTTTTACTTTCCTTTTCACTTCTATATATGTTTAAGGGAATTGGGTCTTCACTGAATCAGCAGGTAGAAAATGTTTTATATGCAGTTGGTGGTGCAAAACAACCTGATACTAATATTGTAATAATTCATATAACTGAAGAGGACATACAGAATTTTGGTGCCTGGCCTCTTAAAAGAAATTACTATGCTCTTCTGATTAGTCAGCTTACTTCTCTTAATGTAAAAAAGATTGGTCTGGAAATATTTCTATCCGAAAAGCTCACTTCGCAATCAGTTTACAATGAATTGCTGAATTCGGAAATCCAAAAATCGGGAAAGGTTATTCTATCTTCGGTTGTAAATGATTTTAATGCTGAAACCAGGAATGCAAAAATTATTTTCCCGGAACCCAAATTATTATTCCCAGGTTTCAACAGCGGGCATCTTTCATTTATAGAAAATGGCGGAGTTGTCATTCCACTTCGGATAAAAGATGGAAAAGCGATTGAGCCTTCTTTTTCTTTTGCATTAAGCGGGATGAATAAAAAATACAATGATATTTCTAAAATCAAAATAAATTTTATTTCATCATGGCTTAACTTTAAGAATTTTTCATTGCTTCAATTTTTCCGAATGGTTGAAAACAATGATACAGCTTTAAAATCCCTCCAGGGAAAAATTGTTATCATTGGTGTAAGCGATCCGCTTATAGCACGAATGATAACAACAAACTTTGATGAAAAACTTCCCGGTGTGGCGCTGCATGCTTTCGCAATAGATAATCTGCTCAACAACCGTTATATCAAAACCAACTACAATTCAATTTCTGCCTTCCTGATCATTTTACTTCTTTCTGCGTTTGTGTTAATAGGAATAAAGCTAAAGTTGTTATATAAATATTTTGCGCTGCTGCTTCTTTTCCTTTTGTTCAGCTTCATTCTTTTTAACTTTTTCTTTGTCGAGATTTATTATGCTCTCTTTGTTATTCCCTTTTTCTTGCTGGCAGTAGTAGATTTGTTAGCCTTTGTAGTTGAAAGAAAATCATACCTGGTTGGAATCCTGAATGAAACCGCATTGCTTAAAAAAGCTATGGAATTAAAGGAATCGCAGTTGATAAGACTACAAAATGAAATGAAGGTTTCCGGAGAAAATGCCTCACAAGAGATGAAGGAAAAGATTGCCGGATTGCAAACCGAAATTGATGATCTGAAAATACGACAATCAGATGAACTTCCTGTTCCCGCTTTGGATGAAACTCTTGAAGCAAATAATTTTTATGGATTGATTTACAAAAGTAAATTAATATCTGCCGCTGTTGAAACAATAAAAAAAGTTGCTCCGGAGAATGCAACAGTACTTATTTTGGGTGAGAGTGGAACGGGAAAGGAATTAATAGCCCGGGCAATTCACACCTTAAGTAAAAGAAGCAGTGGGAATTTTGTGGCGGTTAATTGTGCAGCTCTGTCAGACACGCTTCTGGAAAGCGAATTGTTCGGTCATGTTAAAGGAGCGTTCACAAATGCCGTAGCAGATAAAATGGGAAGATTTGAAGCGGCAGATAAGGGAACAATATTCCTGGATGAAATTGGAGAGACTTCTGAAAATTTTCAGGTTAAATTACTGCGGATTCTTCAGAGTGGTGAGTTTGAGAAAGTTGGTTCTTCTAAAACAGGAAAAACAGATGTTCGTGTAATTGCAGCTACAAATAAAAACCTGGAACAGTTGATAAAAGGAAAAAAGTTTAGAGAGGATCTTTATTACCGATTAAATGTAATTAAAATTCAATTACCGGCATTGCGTGAAAGGAAAGATGATATTCAAATAATTGCAAATCATTTTCTATCAGGTGAGCCGGAAAAATTTGTGCTTTCCAAAGCAGTTCTTGAGCAGTTGATTTCTTACGAGTGGAAAGGAAATGTAAGAGAACTTGAATCGGTGATAAAGCGGGCAATAATTTTCGCCAGATCTGCAGGTAGAAAAATTATTAAACTAAATGATCTTCCACCAGAAATGGTTCCGAAAGAGAAACTGAACCTGGAAGAAATTATTCTTGATTCTTTAAGGGAAAAGAATTTTTCTCATTCATCAATAAATGAAACTGCTAAAGAAATTGAAATTAGCCGGACAATTGTATCTGAAAATTTCAGAGGATTAGTTTTAAGAACTTACTGCGATTCAAACTTTGATGTTGGGAACACAATAAAAAAAATAGCTTTAACCGATGAAGAGCAAGTGAATGAGAAAGTGAAGTCAAAGATTCTCACCTTCCTGAACAACATTGAGAAAGATGTAAACCAAAATAAGTCTTCATCATTTGAAGAAACTAAATCAAAATTGATTTCCAAGTATCAAAACCTTCCGCAAAAATTCCACATCTATCTTGATGAAATAATTAAAAAATGTCTGAATCGCTAA
- a CDS encoding serine acetyltransferase, which translates to MSNEKKEEKTICNHAESFSEKLFKLRQPRTFIMPEKSDVQSFAEEFLQILFPHFGKKDYFSPQEIEAELILLKKNLLHILKPLQELIPIPVEDVAETFCIKSAGIHDKLILDAEAILKGDPAAENIDEVIVAYPGFYAIAIYRVAHEFYLMNVPIFPRILTEYAHQLTGIDIHPGATIGDSFFIDHGTGIVIGETSIIGENVKIYQGVTLGALSVNKKLANTKRHPTIEHDTVIYSGATILGGETVIGHHSVIGGNVWLTESVPPESVVYHKSQVKVRSAKDFGEEPLNFVI; encoded by the coding sequence ATGAGTAATGAAAAAAAAGAAGAAAAAACAATCTGCAATCATGCAGAATCGTTTTCAGAAAAATTATTTAAGCTAAGACAACCCCGCACTTTTATAATGCCGGAAAAATCTGATGTTCAATCATTTGCTGAAGAATTCCTTCAAATTCTATTTCCGCACTTTGGCAAGAAGGATTATTTTTCTCCACAGGAAATTGAGGCTGAGCTTATTCTTTTAAAAAAGAATCTGCTGCATATTCTAAAACCTCTTCAGGAATTGATTCCAATCCCCGTAGAAGATGTTGCAGAAACTTTCTGCATAAAGTCCGCAGGGATTCATGATAAATTGATCCTTGATGCCGAAGCAATATTAAAAGGTGATCCCGCTGCTGAAAACATTGACGAAGTGATTGTTGCTTATCCTGGTTTTTATGCAATTGCAATTTATCGTGTTGCGCATGAATTTTATTTAATGAATGTTCCAATCTTCCCACGAATTTTAACGGAATATGCTCATCAGCTTACGGGGATAGATATTCATCCAGGTGCAACAATTGGGGATTCTTTTTTTATAGATCACGGAACAGGAATAGTAATTGGAGAAACCTCAATTATTGGAGAAAATGTAAAAATCTATCAGGGGGTTACTCTTGGAGCTTTGAGTGTAAATAAAAAATTAGCAAACACAAAACGTCATCCAACAATTGAGCACGATACCGTAATTTATTCAGGTGCAACTATTCTTGGCGGAGAAACTGTAATCGGTCATCATAGTGTTATTGGTGGTAATGTGTGGTTGACTGAAAGTGTACCGCCCGAGTCAGTTGTATATCATAAAAGCCAGGTAAAAGTACGCAGTGCAAAGGATTTTGGTGAAGAACCATTGAATTTTGTTATATAA
- the cysK gene encoding cysteine synthase A, which translates to MKANNILETIGNTPHVRINNLYKKNVEVWFKLERANPGGSIKDRIALSMIEDAEKRGVLKKDTVIIEPTSGNTGIGLAMVCAVKKYQLILVMPDSMSIERRRLMKAYGAKVELTPREKGTMGAIDKARELVAQNPKAWMPMQFDNEANTKAHRETTAQEILKDFPEGLDYLITGVGTGGHITGCAQVLKDKWQNLKVFAVEPILSPVLSGGKPGPHPIQGIGAGFIPNIMKVELLDGTIQVSKEEAFMYATKAAIEEGIFVGISSGASLAAVAKKLPEIPAGSRVLSFGYDTGERYLSIEGLFDMEK; encoded by the coding sequence ATGAAAGCTAATAACATACTTGAAACAATTGGTAATACTCCACATGTTAGAATAAATAATCTTTATAAAAAAAATGTGGAAGTTTGGTTTAAACTGGAAAGAGCAAATCCTGGTGGAAGCATAAAAGATCGTATTGCTCTATCAATGATTGAAGATGCCGAAAAGCGCGGGGTTCTAAAGAAAGACACAGTAATTATAGAACCAACTTCCGGTAATACCGGCATTGGATTGGCGATGGTTTGTGCTGTAAAAAAATATCAACTCATTCTTGTAATGCCGGATTCCATGTCAATTGAAAGAAGGCGCTTGATGAAGGCTTATGGAGCAAAAGTTGAACTTACACCGCGAGAGAAAGGAACGATGGGTGCTATAGATAAAGCAAGAGAATTGGTAGCACAAAATCCCAAAGCCTGGATGCCGATGCAATTTGATAACGAGGCAAACACAAAAGCTCACCGAGAAACAACCGCTCAGGAAATTTTAAAGGATTTTCCAGAAGGATTGGATTACTTGATTACAGGTGTGGGCACAGGCGGACATATTACTGGTTGTGCACAGGTTTTAAAAGATAAATGGCAAAATTTAAAAGTTTTTGCCGTTGAACCCATTCTTTCACCGGTGCTTAGTGGTGGAAAACCAGGACCACATCCAATCCAGGGTATTGGTGCGGGATTTATCCCTAACATTATGAAAGTAGAATTACTTGATGGAACAATTCAGGTTTCTAAAGAGGAAGCATTTATGTATGCAACTAAAGCAGCCATAGAAGAAGGGATATTTGTGGGAATCTCTTCCGGTGCATCATTAGCTGCAGTCGCAAAAAAACTTCCAGAAATTCCCGCCGGCAGCCGTGTCCTTTCTTTCGGATATGATACTGGTGAAAGATATCTTTCTATTGAGGGTTTGTTTGACATGGAGAAATAA
- a CDS encoding PTS sugar transporter subunit IIA, giving the protein MDLKIKDIVDQLQVSEKTVYRWIKEKKIPCYRINHQYRFNRSEINEWILSNKIELASNVLSVASSSQPTNFRQLVQAGGIYADVAGNSVREVLQNAIYTISTPTHISKEEIISALLSREEMMTTAIGKGISIPHPRNPIITGDENASISICYLKNLTDFQSLDGELVHTLFIVLTNNPRRHLEVLSKISFLCQMDSFIEMLKKKTPKDELLTFVQSKEPEWQK; this is encoded by the coding sequence ATGGATTTAAAAATCAAAGATATTGTTGACCAGCTTCAAGTTTCGGAAAAGACGGTTTATCGTTGGATTAAAGAAAAGAAAATTCCGTGCTATCGAATCAATCATCAATATCGATTTAATCGCTCAGAAATTAATGAATGGATCTTAAGTAATAAAATTGAACTTGCATCAAATGTGCTAAGTGTAGCTTCTTCCTCGCAGCCAACTAACTTCCGGCAGTTGGTACAAGCTGGTGGAATTTATGCAGATGTTGCAGGTAATTCAGTTAGAGAAGTTTTGCAAAATGCTATTTATACGATTTCAACACCAACGCATATTTCTAAAGAAGAAATAATTTCTGCATTATTGAGCAGAGAAGAAATGATGACAACAGCTATCGGTAAAGGTATTTCTATTCCCCATCCAAGAAACCCAATTATTACTGGTGATGAAAATGCGAGCATTTCAATTTGCTATTTAAAAAATCTAACTGACTTCCAGTCGTTAGACGGCGAGTTGGTTCACACTCTTTTTATTGTTCTAACCAACAATCCACGCAGGCACCTGGAAGTGCTTTCTAAAATTTCCTTTTTGTGCCAGATGGATTCCTTTATTGAAATGTTAAAAAAGAAAACGCCTAAGGATGAACTCTTAACCTTTGTTCAATCCAAAGAACCAGAATGGCAAAAATAG